In one window of Rhodopirellula bahusiensis DNA:
- the speA gene encoding biosynthetic arginine decarboxylase: protein MSSVLDPKWTRSDASQTYDIDRWGGGYFSISENGTVLVSPDRDSSHSIDLKELVDRLGQRNLDLPILLRFNGILRDRLRELDRCFKNAIHDHKYQSRYRCVFPIKVNQQREVVQQIVSEGARLGFGIEAGSKPELVAAVAMGDANVPVVCNGFKDEEFIRLALLAQRLGRNVLPVVEKVSELDLILDVAKDIGVRPTIGMRVKLATRGSGRWQASGGYRSKFGLTVAELLAQLDRLIAMDMGDCLQLLHFHVGSQIGNIRQLKSAILEAARIYVDLVRRGAGMRYLDVGGGLGVDYDGSRSDSESSMNYTMQEYANDVVYHTQTVCDEAGVPHPELISESGRAVAAHHSVLVMETLGVTSQGVANLPAWAKVEGEPVSPDHGGIEMDSVGAIETSEMEGPPESYEQPVHDLWVGYVNMTQANMMETFHDAQVSLDLCMNLFSGGYLPLEQRVAAENLYFAICHRVRELAESMKERPDDLKHLDRMLSDIYFANFSLFQSMPDSWAIDQLFPIMPIHRLLEKPTRHAVLGDITCDSDGKVDAFVGCGGRQRTLMLHPLKSGEPYQLAVFMVGAYQEILGDLHNLFGDTHAVHVDIEDGVTKVRSIVKGDTVSEVLGYVQYEDRELIENLQDSIETAIGNGHIDHQQAGETVAAYERALSGYTYLSTRTK, encoded by the coding sequence GTGAGCTCGGTTTTGGATCCCAAATGGACTCGCAGCGACGCGTCCCAAACGTACGACATCGACCGTTGGGGCGGTGGGTACTTTTCGATCTCTGAGAATGGCACGGTGCTCGTTTCGCCGGACCGAGATTCATCCCACAGCATCGACCTGAAGGAGTTGGTGGATCGTTTGGGACAGCGGAATTTGGACTTGCCCATTCTGCTGCGTTTCAATGGGATTCTGCGCGACCGTTTACGCGAGCTGGACCGTTGTTTCAAAAACGCGATTCATGATCACAAGTATCAAAGCCGCTATCGCTGCGTCTTTCCAATCAAAGTCAACCAACAACGCGAAGTGGTCCAGCAGATCGTCAGTGAAGGCGCCCGGTTGGGATTTGGCATCGAAGCGGGAAGCAAGCCGGAATTGGTTGCCGCCGTCGCGATGGGCGATGCCAACGTGCCGGTCGTTTGCAACGGATTCAAAGACGAAGAATTCATTCGGTTGGCATTGCTCGCACAGCGATTGGGCCGAAACGTTCTGCCCGTCGTCGAAAAGGTCAGCGAACTGGATTTGATTCTGGACGTTGCGAAGGACATCGGCGTGCGTCCGACGATCGGCATGCGAGTCAAACTGGCGACTCGCGGAAGTGGCCGCTGGCAAGCGAGCGGTGGGTACCGCAGCAAGTTCGGTCTGACGGTCGCCGAACTATTGGCTCAGTTGGATCGTTTGATCGCGATGGATATGGGCGATTGCCTGCAGTTGCTGCACTTCCATGTCGGCAGCCAAATCGGAAACATTCGTCAGCTCAAATCCGCCATTCTCGAAGCGGCTCGAATCTACGTCGACTTGGTTCGTCGAGGTGCGGGCATGCGTTACCTCGACGTTGGCGGCGGCTTGGGAGTCGACTACGACGGTTCGCGCAGTGACAGCGAATCGAGCATGAACTACACGATGCAGGAATACGCGAACGACGTCGTCTATCACACGCAAACCGTTTGCGACGAAGCCGGCGTACCTCACCCGGAATTGATTTCCGAATCAGGTCGCGCCGTTGCTGCTCACCACAGCGTGTTGGTGATGGAAACATTGGGGGTGACTTCCCAAGGCGTCGCCAACTTGCCCGCATGGGCCAAAGTCGAAGGCGAGCCGGTTTCACCCGATCACGGTGGCATCGAAATGGATTCCGTCGGCGCGATTGAAACCTCCGAAATGGAAGGACCACCTGAGTCCTACGAACAACCTGTTCATGATTTATGGGTTGGCTACGTCAACATGACGCAAGCCAACATGATGGAAACGTTCCACGACGCGCAGGTTTCTCTGGATTTATGCATGAACCTGTTCAGCGGTGGTTACCTGCCTTTGGAACAACGCGTCGCGGCGGAGAATTTGTACTTTGCAATCTGCCATCGCGTACGTGAACTTGCCGAATCGATGAAGGAACGTCCCGACGATCTGAAGCACCTCGACCGGATGTTGTCGGACATCTACTTCGCGAATTTTTCTTTGTTTCAATCGATGCCGGACTCTTGGGCGATCGATCAATTGTTCCCGATCATGCCCATCCACCGTTTGCTTGAAAAACCAACCCGGCACGCCGTGCTGGGCGACATCACTTGCGACAGCGACGGAAAAGTCGACGCTTTCGTTGGTTGTGGCGGGCGTCAACGGACGTTGATGCTTCACCCGCTGAAGTCCGGTGAACCGTATCAGTTGGCTGTCTTCATGGTGGGTGCGTACCAAGAGATCTTGGGTGATCTGCACAACCTGTTTGGTGACACGCACGCCGTGCACGTGGACATCGAAGATGGAGTGACCAAGGTCCGTTCGATCGTCAAAGGCGACACAGTTTCGGAAGTGCTGGGATACGTCCAGTACGAAGATCGCGAACTGATCGAGAACCTGCAAGACTCGATCGAAACCGCGATTGGCAACGGGCACATCGATCATCAGCAAGCCGGCGAAACTGTTGCGGCGTACGAACGCGCGCTCAGTGGCTACACGTATTTGTCGACGCGAACGAAATAG
- a CDS encoding FAD:protein FMN transferase, which produces MWDLKLLELKHRAMACEFVVLVPDEHQRVGTRSVADVVLRQMEAIEEIENALTVYRGDSEIARVNASAFEQPVHLKPATFDLLAKATSLAEQTRGAFDITAGPLVETWGFTKREGRKPKPDEITSARKRVGWKHLILDAENRTVRFAVDGMSLNLGAIGKGNAIDVLAAALRAEGMRDFLIHAGHSSVLAAGDQQPADDPEVAEVEVDAERPKGWLVGVSHPTRPGRRLGGLWLRDEALSTSGSGKQFFHHQGKRYGHVIDPRTGYPAGQWLSLTLTTTHAVEADALSTALFVMGNDDAKAYAAEHGIGLILVSAGERQEEVVIDKSGPLNWHNS; this is translated from the coding sequence TTGTGGGACTTGAAGTTGTTGGAATTGAAGCATCGTGCGATGGCGTGCGAATTTGTGGTGTTGGTGCCGGATGAGCATCAGCGGGTTGGAACCCGGTCGGTTGCGGATGTCGTTCTGCGACAGATGGAAGCGATTGAGGAAATCGAGAACGCGCTGACGGTCTACCGAGGCGATAGTGAGATCGCTCGTGTCAACGCGTCGGCGTTCGAGCAACCCGTTCATCTGAAGCCAGCAACGTTCGATCTCTTGGCCAAAGCAACTTCGCTGGCGGAGCAAACCCGAGGTGCCTTCGATATCACTGCGGGGCCTCTCGTGGAGACTTGGGGATTTACCAAGCGGGAAGGTCGCAAACCCAAACCGGATGAGATCACTTCCGCTCGTAAACGGGTCGGATGGAAGCATCTGATTTTGGATGCCGAAAATCGCACAGTTCGTTTCGCTGTCGATGGCATGTCGCTCAACTTGGGTGCCATTGGCAAGGGAAACGCGATCGATGTCTTGGCTGCCGCGTTGAGGGCGGAAGGCATGCGGGATTTCCTCATTCACGCGGGCCACAGCAGCGTGTTGGCGGCAGGTGATCAACAACCGGCGGATGATCCTGAAGTAGCGGAGGTCGAAGTCGACGCAGAACGCCCAAAAGGATGGCTGGTCGGCGTGTCCCATCCCACGCGTCCAGGCCGACGGCTCGGAGGACTTTGGCTGCGAGATGAGGCTCTGTCGACCAGCGGCAGCGGCAAGCAGTTTTTTCATCACCAAGGCAAGCGTTATGGTCACGTCATCGATCCCAGGACGGGCTACCCAGCCGGCCAATGGTTGTCTCTGACGCTGACGACGACTCATGCGGTGGAAGCGGATGCCTTGTCGACCGCTTTGTTTGTGATGGGAAACGACGACGCGAAAGCGTATGCTGCCGAGCACGGCATTGGACTGATTTTGGTCAGCGCCGGCGAACGCCAGGAGGAAGTTGTGATTGACAAGTCAGGACCCTTGAACTGGCACAACTCATAA
- a CDS encoding CHAT domain-containing protein, which translates to MIVRHTGHCVWIALLTWFAGHGGLIAQESDQSAKIRLKDGTVVMHHEDGPVGVHLTNNGRVVACEFAPVEHWGRSATAKAIVVVELSTGREISRMPYSDQFVAKRSACSPDGRYFVACGKQTAKLFDLETETLLRSWPLNNANSFVVGNPKGYSFALCDEQTTTIWNFKTGEPIAKLPQHPTMVMCASFDQQGTCLLTSCNELTRKWDLESKTATNVPVDHSLNDLAINPEGSTVFGTYWTNSSEGGVASFDMRLGRRLLFLPDHHAMQIDFETGQLFTVRCLGDEGVSAVQLRRLANPDSVEYLPFAPRVRELLESNRSIPFDDLSLSPDGNFLLVRLEYGRLNQIWKLDSDLKEHFLNTASGLKHTYVPKVPKAKAKTKEELFVERIEGIVHRVTDLNDRGEHEKAVHEIESLLAAGERRLERAPRRHQLLLTNCGQAYEHHLLQPEKALPLYVHALKLSESANRYGVRWESLLKNISWTQEKMGDSSAAAKSLRRVIDHRHSNELDVSPSDYARLGGLIFDDDDPNAASEAVQLFIRAWHQSKAKSGTLNVSTRHMYDQLVSHAQRANLYRQLESVLTEQLSDYERFVGRNHPHTAQATLQLAQLYERLGKDTEALRTMDRSQRALKDHVARVLPLMSEQEQSDFLREQFQPAVNAALMMAVRLKQHPDAAKYSCEWILNSKGTATRVLAERTRMAASTKDPQVRAIAKDLAQVRNQISEIGLRSVTALERPSEPNGSRLSSQSELDRLRQRESELSWQLGSAGWTEMRLEPWVTLEQVRKNIPDDTVLIELAVVGLKTKRLNTNRDRAGRFSKIGIETADPMAVAWIVPALSKGEVRLKVVCPDWDQLARPINHFQAVLRGQLVANSMASSLQNQLTEIASHLSQQLPGEAWNTKKLLISPDHQLWMVPWAALPDEEGRFLIHRHEFQYLLSGRDLLTRASLEPMSAPLVVANPDYGTGSKTDAKVVPFGPLPGTAEEARGILPSLKQLAAGEPEVYLEAEAKESVVQSALRPKVAVFSTHGFAEHRDGQHPLATCGLAFCDANSAIEGNGNGVLTGLEVLAADYRGTELVVLSACQTGLGIANSGEGVTGLRYAFQLAGARNVAATLWSIPDQITAEMMTDFFRHYAAGESGGASLRQAQLAIIAKLEDAGYFPAPQLWAAFTIAGPPPKTASDDLNARATLPTQNAIAVRTWRSADGKFSVRAEFVSADGQHVVLRRENGKLSKVPLNKLHADDLDAIGKLRSTDPTR; encoded by the coding sequence ATGATTGTTCGGCACACCGGACACTGCGTTTGGATTGCCTTGCTGACTTGGTTTGCCGGTCATGGCGGGCTGATTGCTCAGGAATCCGATCAGTCTGCCAAAATTCGTTTGAAAGACGGAACGGTCGTCATGCATCACGAGGATGGCCCGGTCGGGGTCCATCTAACAAACAATGGCCGAGTGGTTGCCTGCGAATTTGCTCCTGTCGAGCATTGGGGGAGATCCGCCACTGCGAAGGCGATCGTTGTGGTCGAGCTATCGACCGGACGTGAAATCAGCCGAATGCCATACTCCGATCAATTTGTCGCCAAACGTTCGGCGTGCTCTCCCGACGGCCGGTATTTCGTCGCTTGCGGAAAGCAAACCGCGAAACTGTTCGATCTTGAAACTGAAACGCTTCTTCGTTCCTGGCCCCTGAATAATGCCAACTCGTTTGTGGTTGGGAATCCGAAGGGCTATTCGTTTGCCCTCTGCGATGAACAGACGACCACAATTTGGAACTTCAAAACCGGCGAGCCAATCGCCAAGCTGCCGCAGCACCCAACGATGGTGATGTGTGCCTCTTTCGACCAACAAGGAACCTGCCTGCTAACCTCCTGCAACGAACTGACACGAAAGTGGGACCTGGAATCAAAGACCGCCACGAATGTTCCCGTGGATCACAGCTTGAACGACTTAGCAATCAACCCCGAAGGCTCCACCGTCTTCGGGACATATTGGACCAACTCGAGTGAGGGTGGCGTTGCGAGTTTCGACATGCGGTTGGGACGTCGGTTGTTGTTTCTGCCCGATCACCACGCCATGCAGATCGACTTTGAGACGGGGCAGTTGTTCACCGTGCGTTGTCTTGGAGACGAAGGAGTCAGCGCAGTTCAGCTGCGGCGACTAGCCAATCCAGACAGTGTCGAGTACCTGCCATTTGCTCCGCGCGTACGAGAACTGCTTGAAAGCAACCGGTCAATTCCATTCGATGATCTCAGTTTGTCGCCGGATGGGAACTTCCTTCTTGTCAGGCTCGAATATGGGCGTCTCAACCAGATTTGGAAGCTCGATTCAGACTTAAAGGAGCATTTTCTGAACACCGCGTCTGGGTTGAAGCACACCTATGTACCCAAAGTTCCGAAGGCAAAAGCCAAGACAAAAGAAGAGCTCTTCGTGGAGCGAATCGAAGGAATTGTTCACCGAGTCACCGATCTGAATGACCGTGGTGAACATGAGAAGGCTGTCCACGAGATCGAGTCGCTGCTAGCAGCAGGAGAGCGAAGACTGGAACGCGCACCGCGAAGACATCAGCTGTTGCTTACCAATTGCGGCCAGGCATACGAACATCATTTGTTGCAGCCTGAGAAAGCGCTCCCGCTTTATGTGCACGCGTTGAAGTTGTCCGAGTCGGCCAATCGATATGGAGTGCGATGGGAGTCTTTGCTCAAAAACATCTCTTGGACGCAGGAAAAAATGGGGGACTCATCTGCTGCAGCAAAGAGTCTTCGTCGGGTGATCGATCATCGACACAGCAACGAACTGGATGTCTCCCCTTCCGACTATGCGCGACTGGGTGGACTCATTTTCGATGACGACGATCCGAATGCCGCATCGGAAGCAGTGCAGCTCTTCATCCGGGCATGGCATCAATCAAAAGCCAAATCTGGAACGCTGAACGTCAGTACGCGTCACATGTACGACCAATTGGTGAGTCACGCGCAGCGGGCGAACCTGTATCGGCAGCTCGAAAGCGTATTGACCGAACAGCTTTCTGATTACGAGCGATTTGTCGGTCGGAACCATCCCCACACGGCACAGGCGACGCTGCAACTCGCCCAACTCTATGAACGTCTCGGAAAAGACACCGAAGCGTTGCGGACGATGGACCGAAGTCAGCGAGCTTTGAAGGACCATGTTGCACGAGTTCTGCCATTGATGTCAGAACAGGAGCAAAGTGACTTCCTTCGCGAACAGTTTCAGCCAGCGGTCAATGCAGCGTTGATGATGGCGGTGAGACTTAAACAGCATCCAGACGCGGCGAAGTACTCGTGCGAATGGATTTTGAATTCGAAGGGCACGGCAACCCGGGTGCTTGCGGAGCGAACGCGGATGGCGGCATCGACAAAGGATCCGCAAGTTCGCGCGATTGCCAAAGATTTGGCTCAGGTGCGAAACCAAATCTCCGAAATCGGCTTGCGTTCGGTCACTGCACTGGAACGACCATCTGAACCAAACGGTTCTCGTTTGAGTTCACAAAGCGAATTGGATCGACTTCGACAGCGTGAATCAGAACTCTCGTGGCAACTTGGAAGTGCTGGTTGGACCGAAATGAGGCTTGAGCCATGGGTGACGCTCGAACAAGTTCGGAAGAACATTCCCGATGACACAGTACTGATCGAACTGGCAGTCGTTGGGTTGAAGACGAAAAGGCTGAACACCAATCGGGATCGTGCTGGACGATTTTCGAAGATCGGAATTGAGACAGCCGATCCAATGGCCGTCGCGTGGATCGTACCTGCCCTCAGCAAGGGCGAAGTCCGACTGAAAGTTGTTTGCCCGGACTGGGATCAGCTCGCCAGGCCGATCAACCATTTTCAGGCAGTCCTCCGGGGGCAGTTGGTTGCGAATAGCATGGCATCTTCCCTTCAGAATCAATTGACTGAGATCGCGTCACATCTATCCCAGCAGTTGCCCGGTGAAGCTTGGAATACAAAGAAGCTGTTGATATCACCTGACCATCAACTGTGGATGGTGCCCTGGGCCGCTCTCCCGGACGAGGAAGGACGTTTCCTGATTCATCGACATGAATTTCAATACCTACTCAGTGGCCGCGACTTGCTGACCCGAGCGTCGCTCGAGCCAATGTCTGCTCCTTTGGTCGTGGCGAACCCCGACTATGGAACCGGCTCGAAAACGGACGCCAAAGTTGTCCCGTTCGGGCCTCTTCCAGGAACGGCGGAGGAAGCTCGGGGCATCCTACCATCGCTGAAACAGCTGGCCGCGGGTGAGCCCGAGGTCTATTTGGAAGCGGAAGCAAAGGAGTCCGTCGTTCAATCAGCACTCCGACCTAAAGTAGCCGTTTTTAGCACACACGGTTTCGCTGAACACAGAGACGGCCAGCATCCTCTGGCAACTTGCGGGCTGGCATTTTGCGATGCGAACTCGGCGATTGAAGGAAACGGGAATGGCGTGTTGACTGGATTGGAGGTGTTGGCAGCGGACTATCGAGGAACCGAACTGGTCGTCTTGAGTGCCTGCCAAACTGGGCTAGGAATCGCCAACAGTGGTGAGGGTGTCACCGGACTGCGGTATGCATTCCAACTCGCGGGAGCCCGTAACGTTGCCGCGACGCTGTGGTCCATCCCAGACCAAATCACCGCCGAGATGATGACCGACTTCTTCCGTCACTACGCGGCGGGCGAATCGGGAGGAGCGTCACTACGTCAGGCTCAACTCGCCATCATCGCAAAGCTGGAGGATGCGGGATACTTCCCTGCACCACAGCTATGGGCTGCCTTCACAATCGCGGGTCCTCCGCCAAAAACCGCGTCGGATGACTTGAACGCAAGAGCAACTTTGCCCACTCAAAACGCCATTGCTGTTCGCACATGGCGAAGCGCAGATGGGAAGTTTTCAGTGCGGGCGGAGTTCGTTTCTGCAGATGGCCAGCACGTCGTGCTACGTAGAGAAAATGGAAAACTAAGCAAGGTCCCACTGAACAAACTGCATGCGGATGATCTGGACGCCATCGGTAAGCTGAGAAGCACCGATCCAACTCGATGA